The Pseudomonas allokribbensis genome has a window encoding:
- the pseG gene encoding UDP-2,4-diacetamido-2,4,6-trideoxy-beta-L-altropyranose hydrolase: MRVLIRADASPTIGSGHIARCLTLARVLRAQGSHVAFACRRLPGHRLDALQGEGFETFALPDRYTDEDPEQAIESMLPWQADIDALATQLEGQAEFDWVIADHYGLDHHWQTAARRFAPRIAAVDDLATRRYSVDLLLNQNLSGLSENYQPLLPAGCRTLLGPRFAMLREEFSGPVIEIKPVARRVLVNFGGFDAARQTHHAMLALADFSGLEVDFVAGADNPAWAEMQALAASRPNWRLHSFVSDFHRRMTEADLFIGAGGGTSWERAAMGLPTICIAVSNNQQANGEVMAAAGAHVFMGAREQVSVEQLRDAVGFVVGNFYLRQSLAERSRQLVDGRGALRVAAALAGAVLTLRGATLDDAQVLFDGRNADAVQRWSVKSGAIEWSQHLNWLSASLRNPQRLLLIAEADDGPVGVLRYDLRGFEAEVSLYLLEGRFGLGWGRALLTRGEAFVTAHWPQLTAISAQVLPANQASLNVFRDAGFTQSACAFTKDLKEHRS; encoded by the coding sequence ATGAGAGTACTGATCCGCGCCGATGCTTCGCCGACCATCGGCAGCGGCCACATCGCCCGTTGCCTGACGCTGGCACGGGTGTTGCGCGCTCAGGGCAGTCACGTCGCGTTTGCCTGTCGTCGTTTGCCGGGCCATCGGCTCGATGCGTTGCAGGGCGAAGGCTTCGAGACGTTCGCCTTGCCGGATCGATACACCGACGAGGACCCGGAACAGGCCATCGAATCGATGCTGCCGTGGCAGGCGGATATCGATGCACTGGCGACGCAGCTGGAAGGTCAGGCGGAATTCGACTGGGTCATTGCCGACCACTACGGCCTCGATCATCACTGGCAGACCGCGGCCCGTCGCTTCGCGCCACGGATCGCCGCCGTCGACGATCTGGCGACCCGCCGTTACAGCGTGGACCTGTTGCTCAATCAGAACCTCTCCGGTCTCAGCGAAAACTATCAGCCGCTGCTGCCGGCAGGTTGCCGAACGCTGCTTGGTCCGCGCTTTGCCATGTTGCGCGAAGAGTTCAGCGGCCCGGTTATCGAGATCAAACCCGTGGCGCGACGGGTGCTGGTGAACTTCGGCGGTTTCGACGCTGCCCGCCAGACCCATCACGCGATGCTGGCGCTGGCGGATTTTTCCGGGCTTGAAGTGGACTTCGTCGCCGGTGCCGACAACCCGGCATGGGCAGAGATGCAGGCACTGGCCGCAAGCCGGCCGAACTGGCGCCTGCACAGTTTCGTCAGCGATTTTCATCGGCGCATGACCGAAGCCGACCTGTTCATCGGCGCTGGCGGTGGCACCAGTTGGGAGCGCGCGGCCATGGGCCTGCCGACGATCTGCATCGCGGTGTCGAACAACCAGCAGGCCAACGGCGAGGTGATGGCCGCGGCCGGGGCGCATGTGTTCATGGGCGCGCGGGAGCAGGTCAGCGTCGAACAACTGCGTGATGCCGTCGGTTTTGTCGTGGGCAACTTTTATCTGCGCCAGAGCCTGGCCGAGCGTTCGCGGCAACTGGTCGACGGGCGCGGCGCGCTGCGGGTTGCGGCGGCACTGGCCGGCGCGGTACTCACGCTGCGGGGCGCGACGCTGGACGATGCGCAGGTGTTGTTCGACGGGCGCAACGCCGACGCTGTGCAGCGCTGGTCGGTGAAGAGTGGCGCGATCGAGTGGTCGCAGCATCTGAACTGGTTGAGCGCCAGTCTGCGCAATCCTCAACGGCTGTTGTTGATCGCCGAGGCCGATGACGGCCCGGTCGGTGTGTTGCGCTACGATCTGCGTGGCTTTGAAGCCGAGGTTTCGCTGTATCTGCTGGAGGGGCGTTTCGGTCTCGGCTGGGGCAGGGCGCTACTGACGCGGGGCGAGGCGTTCGTCACGGCGCACTGGCCGCAATTGACCGCGATCAGCGCACAGGTGTTGCCGGCCAACCAGGCCTCATTGAATGTATTTCGTGACGCCGGGTTCACCCAAAGTGCCTGCGCGTTCACCAAGGATTTGAAGGAACACCGTTCATGA
- the pseB gene encoding UDP-N-acetylglucosamine 4,6-dehydratase (inverting) — protein MFNGKSIFISGGTGSFGRKFIARLLEQYQPKRVVVFSRDELKQYEMQQTFNAPCMRYFLGDVRDAERLRQAMRGIDYVVHAAALKQVPAAEYNPTECIRTNVNGAENIIAAAIDNGVKKVVALSTDKAASPINLYGATKLLSDKLFVAANNIAGEQQTRFAVVRYGNVAGSRGSVVPFFSKLIADGATELPITDERMTRFWITLDHGVQFVLDSFARMHGGEVFVPKIPSIRVVDLARGMAEHLPHKNVGIRPGEKLHELMVPLDDARMTLEFADHYTIQPSIRFTSVDVDFAEDKLGERGVPVGEDFEYRSDTNPHFLSVGQIADLHAKLSV, from the coding sequence ATGTTCAACGGTAAATCGATTTTCATCTCCGGTGGCACCGGCTCGTTCGGGCGCAAGTTCATTGCGCGCCTGCTCGAGCAATACCAGCCCAAGCGGGTGGTGGTGTTCTCCCGGGATGAACTCAAACAGTACGAGATGCAGCAGACGTTCAACGCGCCGTGCATGCGTTACTTCCTCGGTGACGTGCGCGACGCCGAGCGTCTGCGCCAGGCCATGCGCGGCATCGATTACGTGGTGCACGCCGCGGCGTTGAAACAGGTGCCGGCGGCGGAATACAACCCGACCGAGTGCATTCGCACCAACGTCAATGGCGCGGAGAACATCATCGCCGCCGCCATCGACAACGGCGTGAAGAAAGTCGTCGCGCTGTCCACCGACAAGGCGGCGAGCCCGATCAATCTGTACGGCGCCACCAAGTTGCTGTCGGACAAATTGTTCGTCGCCGCCAACAACATTGCCGGTGAGCAACAGACGCGTTTTGCCGTGGTTCGCTACGGCAACGTAGCGGGCTCGCGCGGGTCAGTGGTGCCGTTTTTCAGCAAGCTGATTGCCGATGGCGCGACAGAGCTGCCGATCACCGACGAGCGCATGACCCGTTTCTGGATCACCCTCGATCACGGCGTACAGTTCGTCCTCGACAGCTTTGCGCGGATGCACGGTGGTGAAGTGTTTGTGCCGAAGATCCCGTCGATCCGTGTGGTCGATCTGGCTCGCGGCATGGCCGAGCATCTGCCGCACAAGAACGTCGGCATCCGTCCGGGCGAGAAGCTGCACGAACTGATGGTGCCGTTGGACGATGCGCGGATGACCCTGGAGTTCGCCGATCACTACACCATCCAGCCGTCGATTCGTTTCACCAGCGTCGATGTGGATTTCGCCGAAGACAAACTCGGCGAGCGTGGCGTGCCGGTCGGTGAAGATTTCGAATACCGCTCCGACACCAACCCGCATTTCCTCTCGGTGGGGCAGATCGCCGACCTGCACGCGAAGCTGTCGGTATGA
- the pseC gene encoding UDP-4-amino-4,6-dideoxy-N-acetyl-beta-L-altrosamine transaminase, with amino-acid sequence MIPYGRQSLDQTDIDAVVEVLQSDWLTQGPTIERFEQAMAERCQADFAVAVCNATSALHIACLAAGLGAGDRLWTTPNTFLASANCGRYCGADVDFVDIDPLTWNLDAEVLASKLDAAERDGSLPKVLVAVAFSGQSCDMRRIAELAERYNFTVIEDASHAVGASYAGRPVGCGEFAAMTVFSFHPVKIITSGEGGMVLTNRPELAERLQRLRSHGMTRDPQQMTEPSHGPWYYQQVELGFNYRITDLQAALGLSQLSKLDEFIARRRELAARYDRLLAYLPVTVPSIQPDAESAWHLYVVRLQTERINLSHRQVFEGLRAAGIGVNLHYIPVHLQPYYRELGFAEGDFPEAERYYAEAISLPLFPLLSDQQQDYVVEQLRRLTE; translated from the coding sequence ATGATTCCCTACGGTCGGCAAAGCCTCGACCAGACGGACATCGACGCGGTCGTCGAGGTGTTGCAGTCCGACTGGTTGACTCAAGGGCCGACCATCGAGCGCTTCGAGCAGGCGATGGCCGAGCGTTGCCAGGCCGATTTCGCGGTCGCGGTGTGCAACGCCACGTCGGCGCTGCACATTGCCTGCCTGGCGGCGGGGCTGGGAGCGGGCGACCGTTTGTGGACCACACCGAACACCTTTCTCGCGTCGGCCAACTGCGGCCGTTACTGCGGCGCCGACGTTGACTTCGTGGACATCGATCCGCTGACCTGGAACCTCGATGCCGAGGTGCTGGCCAGCAAACTCGACGCCGCCGAGCGCGACGGCAGCTTGCCCAAAGTGCTGGTGGCAGTGGCGTTTTCCGGGCAGAGCTGCGACATGCGGCGAATCGCCGAACTGGCCGAACGCTACAACTTCACCGTGATCGAAGACGCTTCTCACGCCGTCGGCGCAAGCTACGCCGGGCGCCCGGTGGGTTGCGGTGAGTTCGCGGCGATGACCGTGTTCAGTTTCCATCCGGTGAAGATCATCACCAGCGGCGAAGGCGGCATGGTGCTGACCAATCGCCCGGAGCTGGCCGAGCGTCTGCAACGCCTGCGCAGCCACGGCATGACCCGCGATCCACAGCAGATGACCGAGCCCAGTCACGGGCCGTGGTATTACCAACAGGTCGAGCTGGGTTTCAATTATCGGATCACCGATCTGCAAGCTGCGCTGGGCTTGTCACAGCTGAGCAAACTGGACGAATTCATCGCCCGTCGTCGGGAACTGGCCGCGCGATACGACCGCTTGCTGGCGTATTTGCCGGTCACCGTGCCGAGCATCCAGCCGGACGCCGAATCGGCCTGGCACCTGTACGTGGTGCGCTTGCAGACCGAGCGCATCAACCTCAGCCACCGTCAGGTGTTCGAAGGCTTGCGCGCGGCCGGCATCGGCGTGAACCTGCACTACATTCCGGTGCATCTGCAGCCGTACTATCGTGAACTGGGTTTCGCCGAGGGAGACTTTCCCGAGGCCGAGCGTTATTACGCCGAAGCGATCAGCCTGCCGCTGTTTCCGTTGCTGAGCGATCAGCAGCAGGATTACGTGGTCGAGCAATTGCGTCGGTTGACTGAATAA
- a CDS encoding pseudaminic acid biosynthesis-associated methylase, protein MRDLSEQEQFWQGEFGNQYVDRNVGQPLVAANLALFAKALTRAGRIDSLLELGTNAGNNLQALRQLLPCCELFGVEINASACAQARALEIANIWHGSLFDFPRERQYDLTLSKGVLIHLAPDLLPTAYAQLYELSQRYILIAEYYNPSPVEVSYRGNSGKLFKRDFAGEMLDRYPDLQLLDYGFGYHRDPQFPLDDVTWFLLEKRP, encoded by the coding sequence ATGCGTGATCTGAGCGAGCAGGAACAATTCTGGCAGGGCGAGTTCGGCAACCAGTACGTCGACCGCAATGTCGGGCAACCGCTGGTGGCGGCCAATCTGGCGTTGTTCGCCAAAGCGCTGACCCGCGCCGGACGGATCGACAGCCTGCTGGAGCTGGGCACCAACGCCGGCAACAACTTGCAGGCGCTGCGGCAGCTGTTGCCGTGCTGTGAGTTGTTCGGCGTCGAGATCAATGCCAGCGCCTGTGCCCAGGCGCGTGCGCTGGAGATTGCGAACATCTGGCACGGCTCGCTGTTCGATTTCCCTCGTGAGCGCCAATACGATCTGACCCTGAGCAAAGGCGTGCTGATTCATCTGGCCCCGGACCTGCTGCCGACCGCCTATGCGCAGTTGTACGAGCTGAGCCAGCGCTACATCCTGATCGCCGAATACTACAATCCGTCGCCGGTGGAAGTGTCCTATCGCGGCAACAGCGGCAAGTTGTTCAAGCGCGATTTCGCCGGGGAAATGCTCGATCGCTATCCCGATCTGCAACTGCTGGATTACGGCTTCGGTTATCACCGCGATCCACAATTCCCGCTGGACGACGTCACCTGGTTCCTGCTGGAAAAACGCCCTTGA
- the pseI gene encoding pseudaminic acid synthase — MNSFKIGDRLIGADAPPFIIAEMSGNHNQSLDVALQIVEAAAKAGAHALKLQTYTAETMTLDLAEGEFFIKDPNSLWAGTSLYDLYEKAHTPWEWHAPIFARAKELGMLAFSTPFDDSAVDFLESLDVPAYKIASFENTDLPLIRRVAATGKPLIISTGMASIAELDETVRAAREAGCKDLVLLKCTSTYPATPLNSNVRTIPHLRELFGCQVGLSDHSMGVGVSVAAVALGATVVEKHFTLDRAAGGVDASFSLEPAEMAALVLETERAWQAMGQVHYGVTEAEKKSLVYRRSLYVTADMAAGEPFTAANVRAIRPGLGLPPKHTDAVLGRRARAPIKRGTPLDWSLVE; from the coding sequence ATGAACAGTTTCAAGATTGGCGATCGCCTGATCGGTGCCGACGCACCGCCGTTCATCATTGCCGAAATGAGCGGCAACCATAACCAGTCGCTGGACGTCGCCTTGCAGATTGTCGAGGCGGCGGCCAAGGCCGGTGCCCATGCCTTGAAGCTGCAAACCTACACCGCTGAAACCATGACGCTGGATCTGGCGGAAGGCGAATTCTTCATCAAGGATCCGAACAGCCTGTGGGCCGGCACGTCCCTTTACGACCTGTACGAAAAGGCCCACACGCCCTGGGAATGGCACGCACCGATCTTTGCCCGGGCCAAAGAACTGGGCATGCTGGCGTTTTCGACGCCGTTCGATGACAGCGCCGTGGATTTTCTTGAAAGCCTCGATGTGCCGGCCTACAAGATCGCCAGTTTCGAAAACACTGATCTGCCGCTGATTCGCCGTGTGGCGGCGACTGGCAAGCCGCTGATCATTTCCACCGGCATGGCCAGCATCGCCGAGCTCGACGAAACCGTGCGCGCTGCCCGTGAAGCCGGGTGCAAGGATCTGGTGCTGCTCAAGTGCACCAGCACCTACCCGGCGACGCCGCTCAACAGCAATGTGCGCACGATCCCGCATCTGCGTGAGTTGTTCGGTTGTCAGGTGGGGCTGTCCGATCATTCGATGGGTGTTGGTGTGTCGGTGGCGGCTGTGGCACTCGGTGCGACGGTGGTTGAAAAGCACTTCACCCTTGACCGCGCGGCGGGCGGGGTGGACGCCAGTTTCTCGCTGGAACCTGCGGAAATGGCCGCTCTGGTGCTGGAAACCGAACGCGCCTGGCAGGCCATGGGTCAGGTGCATTACGGCGTGACCGAGGCTGAGAAAAAGTCTCTGGTCTACCGTCGGTCGCTGTACGTCACGGCCGACATGGCGGCCGGTGAACCCTTCACGGCGGCCAACGTGCGCGCCATTCGTCCCGGTCTCGGTCTGCCGCCCAAGCACACCGACGCCGTCCTCGGCCGCCGCGCGCGCGCGCCGATCAAGCGCGGCACGCCGCTGGACTGGTCACTGGTCGAATAA
- the pseF gene encoding pseudaminic acid cytidylyltransferase → MSNVAIIPARGGSKRIPRKNLKPFDGVPMIARSIRTALDSGLFDQVVVSTDDEEIAELAQAHGAQVPFLRPAELADDFTGTAAVIVHALQQLPRFDYACCVYATAPLLQARFLRQGLELLEQHPDKSFAFSVTDFGFPVQRALTLDGQGALTALYPEFRNTRSQDLPAAFQDAGQFYWGRSEAWLRGEILYSPASLPVILPRHLVQDIDTAEDWKRAEYLYAALKAGGELQ, encoded by the coding sequence TTGAGCAACGTCGCAATCATCCCGGCCCGCGGCGGAAGCAAACGCATTCCGCGCAAGAACCTCAAACCGTTCGACGGTGTGCCGATGATTGCCCGTTCGATTCGCACGGCGCTGGATTCGGGGTTGTTCGACCAGGTGGTGGTCAGCACCGATGACGAAGAGATCGCCGAACTGGCGCAGGCCCATGGTGCGCAGGTGCCGTTCTTGCGTCCGGCGGAGCTGGCCGATGATTTCACCGGCACCGCAGCGGTAATTGTGCATGCCTTGCAGCAACTGCCGCGCTTTGATTACGCCTGCTGCGTGTACGCCACGGCGCCGTTGTTGCAGGCGCGGTTTCTGCGTCAGGGGCTTGAGTTACTGGAGCAGCATCCCGACAAGTCCTTTGCTTTTTCGGTCACCGATTTCGGCTTTCCGGTGCAGCGTGCCTTGACCCTCGACGGGCAGGGCGCGCTGACGGCGTTGTACCCCGAGTTTCGCAATACCCGTTCGCAGGATCTGCCGGCCGCCTTTCAGGACGCCGGCCAGTTCTACTGGGGTCGCAGCGAGGCCTGGCTGCGTGGCGAGATTCTGTATTCGCCGGCCAGCCTGCCGGTGATCCTGCCCCGGCATCTGGTGCAGGACATCGACACCGCTGAAGACTGGAAGCGCGCCGAATACCTCTACGCCGCACTCAAGGCCGGCGGAGAGCTGCAATGA
- a CDS encoding glycosyltransferase family 2 protein produces the protein MQGKNSSGHGLALNEQLTVVLISHERPAFLRRAVRFYSTLPCRILVLDSSAEALPGVAGQFANVDYQHLPQFGYWGIRAKLAYGIEQLQTPYMVFAADDDFLVHDALHEAVAFMDANPDYSMCHGYSMMYLALANGVSYYRRDKKVCEDYSADLAQDRLVDYMYQYLPPFYAVQRSDIMRDWYKAMPEDTIFQWQEVGHTYYMLARGKARILPIPYVVREINYQHSDHSTEIFHSLAYTDAKSVAEREAFAEFLAGLPTQVRHESPEQGKAFVLKSFEALADSLRTGRALTAELILESAWTNIEAGPQRRFGPKQYVEMPFYNQAFFDQLTHFEFLLHAMPAGRIQLQGLEGIWARQENLMLARNNDTPESVVDRLWQAHDSNVFNRTVIKRLVAQLQLLGEDEDAEKLREWNTRLEAASLEGNQATFSKMRTGRLLKWLDARQPDDEQAGAIARDLAANGGGPQFGIFLLDLDNDIDKLQVTLDSLLEGHSKAFKVVVFTTGEPPAATTAQNTLHFVRVSSGNFVDKLNQSVRQSPCDWLLLAEAGDEFTAGGLLRAGLELASAEGCRAVATDEIQRNAEGALVDVFRPGFNLDLLQSLPALMARHWLIRREVLIEAGGYQADFSKALEFDLLLRIIEQGGLGGLAHLDEPLLITRSSVLEENADERQALLRHLGNRGYKAKITSKEPGTYQIDYRHAEQPLVSIILPASDDLPALQRCLDGVLLRTRYTRYEVLLAARPNQSAAVNDWLGTLNHAKVRVLHADQPLGDAALCNAASQEAQGEYLVLMAADSEVVNPNWIESLLNHAQRPEVGIVGPKLVDRDGKISQAGLILGKEGTVGSAFIGERHDAEGYMHRLQVDQNYSAVSGVCLMVNKELFDALGGLDTESFGDGFSDVDLCLKAGQAGYLTVWTPLVQVLHGGQLPQAPQALEALAEKWSSVFAQDPAGNPNLILNGKDFALNERAAVNWAQWLG, from the coding sequence ATGCAAGGCAAGAACAGTTCTGGACACGGTTTGGCACTCAACGAACAGTTGACCGTTGTGCTGATATCTCACGAACGCCCGGCGTTTCTGCGCAGGGCCGTGCGTTTCTACAGCACCCTGCCGTGCAGGATTCTGGTGCTGGACTCGTCCGCCGAGGCATTGCCGGGTGTGGCCGGGCAATTTGCCAACGTGGATTATCAGCACCTGCCGCAGTTCGGCTATTGGGGCATTCGCGCCAAACTGGCCTACGGTATCGAGCAGTTGCAGACCCCTTACATGGTGTTCGCCGCCGACGATGACTTCCTGGTGCACGATGCCTTGCACGAAGCCGTTGCCTTCATGGACGCCAACCCCGATTACAGCATGTGCCACGGCTACAGCATGATGTACCTGGCACTGGCCAACGGCGTCAGCTACTACCGTCGTGACAAGAAAGTCTGCGAGGACTACTCGGCCGATCTGGCCCAGGATCGTCTGGTGGATTACATGTACCAGTACCTGCCACCGTTCTACGCGGTGCAGCGCTCCGACATCATGCGCGACTGGTACAAGGCGATGCCCGAAGACACGATCTTCCAGTGGCAGGAAGTCGGTCACACGTACTACATGCTGGCGCGGGGCAAGGCACGGATTCTGCCGATCCCTTACGTTGTGCGTGAAATCAACTATCAGCACTCCGACCACAGCACCGAGATTTTCCACTCGCTGGCGTACACCGACGCCAAGTCCGTCGCCGAGCGCGAGGCCTTTGCCGAGTTTCTGGCCGGCCTGCCGACGCAAGTCCGGCATGAAAGCCCGGAGCAAGGCAAAGCCTTTGTCCTGAAGAGTTTCGAGGCGCTGGCCGACAGCCTGCGCACCGGTCGCGCACTGACCGCCGAGCTGATTCTGGAATCGGCGTGGACCAATATCGAGGCCGGCCCGCAGCGCCGCTTCGGCCCGAAACAGTACGTCGAAATGCCGTTCTACAATCAGGCGTTTTTCGATCAACTGACCCACTTCGAGTTTCTGTTGCACGCCATGCCGGCCGGGCGCATTCAGTTGCAAGGGCTGGAGGGCATCTGGGCCCGTCAGGAGAACCTGATGCTGGCCCGCAACAACGACACGCCGGAAAGCGTGGTGGACCGTTTGTGGCAAGCCCACGACAGCAACGTGTTCAACCGCACCGTGATCAAGCGTCTGGTGGCGCAGTTGCAATTGCTGGGTGAAGACGAGGACGCCGAAAAACTGCGTGAATGGAATACGCGTCTGGAAGCGGCATCGCTGGAAGGCAACCAGGCGACATTCAGCAAAATGCGCACCGGCCGCTTGCTCAAATGGCTCGATGCGCGTCAGCCCGATGACGAACAGGCCGGGGCGATTGCCCGCGACCTGGCAGCCAATGGCGGTGGTCCGCAGTTCGGTATTTTCCTGCTCGATCTGGATAACGACATCGACAAGTTGCAGGTCACCCTGGACAGCTTGCTCGAAGGTCACAGCAAGGCGTTCAAAGTGGTGGTGTTCACCACGGGCGAACCGCCGGCGGCGACCACCGCGCAGAACACCCTGCACTTTGTGCGGGTCTCGTCCGGCAACTTCGTCGACAAGCTGAACCAGAGTGTTCGTCAGTCGCCGTGCGACTGGCTGCTGCTGGCCGAAGCGGGCGACGAGTTCACCGCTGGCGGTCTGCTGCGCGCCGGTCTGGAACTGGCGTCGGCCGAAGGTTGCCGCGCGGTGGCCACCGATGAAATCCAGCGCAACGCCGAAGGCGCCCTGGTGGATGTGTTCCGTCCGGGCTTCAACCTCGACCTGCTGCAAAGCCTGCCGGCGCTGATGGCGCGGCACTGGCTGATCCGTCGCGAGGTGCTGATCGAGGCGGGCGGTTATCAGGCGGACTTCAGCAAGGCGCTGGAATTCGATCTGCTGCTGCGCATCATCGAACAGGGTGGCCTGGGCGGTCTGGCGCACCTCGACGAGCCGCTGCTGATCACTCGCAGTTCGGTCCTGGAAGAAAACGCCGACGAGCGTCAGGCCCTGCTGCGTCACCTGGGCAATCGTGGCTACAAGGCCAAGATCACCTCGAAGGAACCGGGCACCTATCAGATCGATTATCGCCATGCCGAACAGCCGCTGGTGTCGATCATCCTGCCGGCCAGCGATGATCTGCCGGCCCTGCAACGCTGCCTGGACGGTGTGCTGCTGAGAACCCGCTACACCCGCTATGAAGTGTTGCTCGCAGCCCGACCGAATCAGTCGGCGGCCGTCAACGACTGGCTGGGCACCTTGAACCACGCCAAGGTCCGCGTTCTGCACGCCGATCAGCCGCTTGGCGATGCGGCCCTGTGCAACGCTGCCAGCCAAGAGGCACAGGGTGAATACCTGGTGCTGATGGCGGCCGACAGTGAGGTGGTCAACCCGAACTGGATCGAGTCGCTGCTCAACCATGCCCAGCGACCTGAAGTCGGTATCGTCGGGCCGAAACTGGTCGATCGCGACGGGAAAATTTCCCAGGCCGGTCTGATTCTCGGCAAGGAAGGCACCGTCGGTTCGGCCTTCATTGGCGAGAGGCACGACGCCGAAGGTTACATGCACCGTCTGCAGGTTGATCAGAACTACTCGGCCGTATCGGGCGTGTGCCTGATGGTGAACAAAGAGTTGTTCGACGCCCTGGGCGGCCTGGACACCGAAAGCTTCGGCGACGGTTTCAGCGATGTCGACCTGTGCCTCAAGGCCGGTCAGGCCGGTTACCTCACCGTGTGGACGCCGTTGGTACAGGTGCTTCATGGCGGGCAATTGCCACAAGCGCCACAGGCGCTGGAAGCACTGGCTGAAAAATGGTCCTCCGTCTTCGCTCAGGACCCGGCCGGCAACCCGAACCTGATCCTGAACGGCAAAGACTTTGCTCTGAACGAGCGTGCTGCGGTGAACTGGGCGCAGTGGCTCGGCTGA
- a CDS encoding ketoacyl-ACP synthase III, with product MIGIKSIASYVPVAGVDNYAQGAKFEKDEEFILGKIGSAFLPRKDAEQETSDLCVEAANALFANNPELKRESIDALIVVTQNGDEEGLPHTAAIVQDKLGLPTNVAAFDISLGCSGYVYGIYAIKGFMEAAGLKNGLLITADPYSKIVDPEDRNTTMLFGDAATATWMGENPAWALGKAKFGTDGSGAPHLKVTDGVFFMNGRQVFNFALLKVPAHLHELLDDSGLKADDIDAFCIHQGSAAIVDAVARRFEGEPEKFIKDMVETGNTVSSSVPLLLEKHVLDSDWQRIAISGFGVGLSWGSAIIYRP from the coding sequence ATGATTGGCATAAAAAGCATTGCGAGCTACGTTCCTGTAGCCGGCGTGGACAATTACGCACAAGGTGCAAAATTCGAGAAGGATGAAGAATTCATCCTCGGCAAGATCGGTTCGGCCTTCCTCCCACGTAAAGACGCGGAACAGGAAACCTCCGATCTGTGCGTTGAAGCGGCCAATGCGCTGTTTGCCAACAACCCTGAACTGAAACGTGAATCCATCGATGCACTGATCGTCGTCACCCAGAACGGTGACGAAGAAGGCTTGCCGCACACCGCTGCGATCGTCCAGGACAAGCTCGGCCTGCCGACCAACGTCGCCGCGTTCGATATTTCCCTGGGTTGCTCCGGTTACGTCTATGGGATCTACGCGATCAAGGGCTTCATGGAAGCCGCCGGCCTGAAGAACGGTCTGCTGATCACCGCCGACCCGTATTCGAAGATCGTCGACCCGGAAGACCGCAACACCACCATGCTGTTCGGCGATGCCGCTACCGCGACGTGGATGGGCGAAAATCCGGCCTGGGCGCTGGGCAAGGCCAAGTTCGGCACCGACGGTTCCGGTGCGCCGCACCTGAAAGTCACCGATGGCGTGTTCTTCATGAACGGTCGTCAGGTGTTCAACTTTGCGCTGCTGAAAGTCCCGGCGCACTTGCATGAGTTGCTCGACGATTCCGGCCTCAAGGCCGATGACATCGATGCATTCTGCATTCACCAGGGCAGTGCGGCGATTGTCGATGCCGTGGCACGACGCTTCGAAGGCGAGCCGGAGAAGTTCATCAAGGACATGGTCGAGACCGGTAACACCGTGTCGTCCAGCGTTCCGCTGCTGCTGGAAAAACACGTGCTGGATTCCGACTGGCAGCGCATTGCGATCAGTGGTTTCGGCGTCGGTCTGTCGTGGGGTTCGGCGATTATCTATCGTCCTTGA